The Diachasmimorpha longicaudata isolate KC_UGA_2023 chromosome 14, iyDiaLong2, whole genome shotgun sequence genome includes a region encoding these proteins:
- the LOC135168991 gene encoding protein enabled homolog isoform X1, with protein sequence MKRSDFCSTVDSICFLRALFSRFAISVAREKFVQQLTAFVSYGRCVVGSQSASRARNERLEKCRGWKMRPEDREETRGIPRSLFPCTMANFEDADCDLMDFEDELLPLAQNRAPGTSPRQAAAAAAAARRPPPLPSPLPPPPPPPPPPPPPPPPPPPAAPPQHRGPSKGSENRLRLIQQLQRQLDALQRQEKED encoded by the exons ATGAAACGGTCAGATTTTTgttcaacagttgacagcattTGTTTCCTACGGGCGCTGTTTAGTCGGTTCGCAATCAGCGTCGCGCGCGAGAAATTTgttcaacagttgacagcattTGTTTCCTATGGGCGCTGTGTAGTCGGTTCGCAATCAGCGTCGCGCGCGAGAAATGAGAGGTTGGAAAAGTGTCGTGGATGGAAAATGCGCCCAGAGGACAGAGAAGAGACTAGGGGAATCCCGAGATCTCTCTTTCCGTGCACCATGGCAAACTTCGAGGACGCCGATTGCGATCTAATGGATTTTGAGGATGAATTG CTACCTTTGGCCCAAAACCGGGCCCCTGGGACTTCGCCACGACaggcagcagcagcagcagcagcagcaagaAGACCACCACCACTACCGTCACcactaccaccaccaccaccaccaccaccaccaccaccaccaccaccaccaccaccaccaccagcagCACCACCGCAGCATCGTGGTCCCTCAAAGGGAAGCGAAAATCGCCTTCGCTTGATCCAACAGCTGCAGAGGCAACTCGATGCTCTGCAGCGGCAAGAGAAGGAAGATTGA
- the LOC135168991 gene encoding uncharacterized protein LOC135168991 isoform X2, translating into MKRSDFCSTVDSICFLRALFSRFAISVAREKFVQQLTAFVSYGRCVVGSQSASRARNERLEKCRGWKMRPEDREETRGIPRSLFPCTMANFEDADCDLMDFEDELLPLAQNRAPGTSPRQAAAAAAAARRPPPLPSPLPPPPPPPAAPPQHRGPSKGSENRLRLIQQLQRQLDALQRQEKED; encoded by the exons ATGAAACGGTCAGATTTTTgttcaacagttgacagcattTGTTTCCTACGGGCGCTGTTTAGTCGGTTCGCAATCAGCGTCGCGCGCGAGAAATTTgttcaacagttgacagcattTGTTTCCTATGGGCGCTGTGTAGTCGGTTCGCAATCAGCGTCGCGCGCGAGAAATGAGAGGTTGGAAAAGTGTCGTGGATGGAAAATGCGCCCAGAGGACAGAGAAGAGACTAGGGGAATCCCGAGATCTCTCTTTCCGTGCACCATGGCAAACTTCGAGGACGCCGATTGCGATCTAATGGATTTTGAGGATGAATTG CTACCTTTGGCCCAAAACCGGGCCCCTGGGACTTCGCCACGACaggcagcagcagcagcagcagcagcaagaAGACCACCACCACTACCGTCACcactaccaccaccaccaccaccacca gcagCACCACCGCAGCATCGTGGTCCCTCAAAGGGAAGCGAAAATCGCCTTCGCTTGATCCAACAGCTGCAGAGGCAACTCGATGCTCTGCAGCGGCAAGAGAAGGAAGATTGA